ACTAACCACGCTAGCGTAAGCAGAAACCAATTTCGGTTGTTGCGCCGTGCGTAAAGGGCGGGGTTAATGCATCGCCTCTCATGCATTATTCATAAGCTTCACGCCCTCCTGGCCAATCGAGATCGATTATGAAGACGCCGATGTCAAAGCACTGTTAGAGAGGGTGCAATGCGTCCTGCTGCAAACATGCCGCGCTCCTCCCCTTTAAAGCGAACGCAGGCCTTTCTGTCGGCAGACTGAGAAAGAGAGGGGACGAGTCTGGCAAAATAAAACTTTCTCTGCACTGCGAGCCACGTCACCCGGAGGAAAGAAAGTTTTTCTAAAGCGGCCtttgcaaaaaggaaaaaaaaaggaaataaagcaATACTGGCGCCGACTCAAACTGCAATGAGAATATTTTTATAGCTGCAAAGTTTgagaaagttttctttttttttttttttttttgcaagctggTGTTTTGCGCATCGGCTCCAGTGTTTGGAGGTTTTGTAAAGTGCGAGTTGAATCcgttatatatttttctttctagaAACTGCACTGAAAGACATTTTGTTCTTCAATTCTGCAGCAGGATAGCTAGACAGGATGAACCTCTTCAGACTCCTGGGTGACTTCTCGCACTTGCTGGCGattatcattttatttgccaAAATCTGGAGGTCGAGATCCTGCGCAGGTAAACTACGGTTGATCGTTTTTCACTGTCTACGTCTATTCGTTTTTGAGAAGTACGCGCAAGATACTGTAGTGGCATTGTGTCGggcatgcaaaaacaaaaaaaaaaatatgacaatataataattttatttaaacaaaaaaaaataatcccattGTTGACAGTGTATGTTGCTTTGAGCTGCAGGTAACCAGTTTGCAGCCCCTAGCCTACTGCCTTGTAGGATGTTGAAACGGCTCCCAGTTTCCACGTTTTCTCCCAGTTCGACGGTAACGGGAATCCCAGTTGTGACGTGGCACGCCCCAACCAAAACACACGGGCATGCGCACCAGGCCTTTTGCAGTCCGGGGTTGTtaattacaccccccccccaaaaaaagaactAATTTAACTTCATAAAGACGAATAGCTGCGGTGCTGAATAAAGTTACCCTAACatgtgctttgtagttttccagatacttaaggAAGTGACGAAACTCTGCTGTTATTATATTAATGCTTGAGTTTCTtcgtgttaaataaaacatctaaattatgttcatgtagccCTGCCTTTAAAAGATGGCTCAATCctaaaaattctaggtgatgctctCTGTGCGCTCTCGCCTGGTCCCCGGAGCGCTCTATCCGCGATAGAGCGCAGCGCGCTTTGCTGACGGGCGCGGTGTTGATAACGCACCTGCTGTTGTTTTCTTCTCGCAGGTATCTCTGGGAAGAGCCAGGTTCTGTTCGCTGTGGTTTTCAGCACCCGATACCTGGACCTCTTCACATCCTTTATATCCATCTACAACACGGTGATGAAGGTAAGGGCACAGGAGCGCGTTCAGCAAGGGTTTGGGTATAGCTAGGAAACATCACAGCCCCACAGTAGAGGCggctgtattattatatataataccaGCCTCTGGAGTCCTGCAGGAGGGATAAAATTTGCactcaattgatctgcagttccTCGCCTCTTTtcccttgcacttcgaattaacgCACCGATATTGCCATCCTGGAGCAGGCGCGTTTCCGCCctctgttgccctttgctgatgatgtcgttccctcggagttccatgccgacatcacctcgGACACCGTTGCTGGGGAAACATCAGCGAGTTGAGCTGTCtgggtcactgaagctcctgccaagcgCGCCCCCCCAACAATcgcccctctttcaaagtcaccaAGGTCTCCTGTTAAAGCCATGCTAGCCGTAACTATAGGCAACCAGGCccgtccagcatttttatacatgaccctaagcatgctgggatgtgatttgcttaattaacgcaggggcaagcccttgctttcaataccGTGCCCCTCATGTGCCCAGGTGTCTCCACTACTTGtacatctagagaaccacttCTTCGATTGTCACGAAACTTGCTGTTAACATGACTTAACTGAAGTTATTGAGAGTCCCGGGTGGTGCTGATAGagggaggtgtctgtctgtctgtctgtctgtcacagttTACGTATATCTGTTGAACCACTTCTCTGCTCTTCAACAGTAAGTGAGTTTTGCAAGCCAGGGGCTGGGTGCAGACAAGGTTGCTGTGTGTTTATAGCTTGCTGTGATGACCtcccgttcccccccccccccgtgcctCTCAGGTTGTCTTCCTGTCTCTCGCCTACTCCACTCTGTACCTGATCTACCTGCGCTTCCGCGGCTCCTACGACCAGGAGAGCGACACATTCCGGGTGGAATTCCTCCTCATTCCCGTGGTGGGCCTGTCCTTCCTGGAGAACTACGCCTTCACCCCCCTTGAGGTAACGCACTAGGTACAGCTATggcccaaaagttttgcattgccctaTACAATTATCACATTTTGCTGGCtatgactacagctcccagcatgcctctgcagccgcggcaatggtgaggcatgctgggagctgtagttctttacgctgtgggtctcgtatcacaagcgatacagacctctattacgatacatcatgtacagctgcgggcaaaagcttagcagcatcaccctctatatagaatgaactgattcagcttcatagagtccagtgaaagctgctgaataatgttcccttgttatcatattgaattgcaccccctctatatagaatgaactgattcagcttcatagagtccagtgaaagctgctgaataatgttcccttgttaacatattgaattgcaccccctctatatagaatgaactgattcagcttcatagagtccagtgaaagctgctgaataatgttcccttgttaacatattgaattccacacccagcGCTCTGTAGTTttcaaaatacaatgtaaaactgacaaaaattgaaagatgtggcatttcaaaatctaacacaaaatacCACTCTAATGCTAGTATGGCTTCCAGTATAGACTTTCTTTTTCTATCagtttgcagtttttattttttattacatcattcgaaataaataaattctgttcatatagttttttttttttttttattatgtctcattcctaaaattctaggtgatgcaaaacatataATGCTATGTGTTGTGTTACACTGTACTGTGCCATACTGCCCCTCAGATCCTGTGGTCCTCTGTCTGTCTGGAGTCAGCCCTTCCTGTATACAGTGCTGTGTAGCTGTGTGCTGCATTGTGTTACAGTGTGCTGTGTTGTGACACTCTGTGCTCTTCAGATCCTGTGGACCTTCTCTATCTATCTGGAGTCGGTGGCAATCCTGCCACAGCTGTTCATGATCTCGAAGACGGGCGAGGCAGAGTCCATCACCACGCACTACCTCTTCTTCCTGGGCCTGTACCGCGCGCTCTACCTGGCCAACTGGATCTGGCGCTACAACCAGGAGGGCTTCTTCGACCAGATCGCTGTGGTGTCCGGGGCTGTGCAGACCATCTTCTACTGTGACTTCTTCTACCTGTACTTCACCAAAGGTACCTCCCCTTTAAGAGAGGGATCCCTCCTCTATctccacgctgcttccctccctcccagtccctcctcagctccactagagccacactgcttccctcccagtccctcctcagctccactagagccaacCATGCTTCCCTCCTAGTTCcacctcagctccgctagagccacactgcttccctcccagtccctcctcagctccactagagccacactgcttccctcccagccccacctcagctccgctagagccacactgcttccctcccagcccctcctcagctccgctagagccacgctgcttccctcccagtccctcctcagctccactagagccacactgcttccctcccagtccctcctcagctccactagagccacactgcttccctcccagtccctcctcagctccactagagccacgctgcttccctcccagtccctcctcagctccgctagagccacgctgcttccctcccagtccctcctcagctccgctagagccacactgcttccctcccagcccctcctcagctccgctagagccacgctgcttccctcccagtccctcctcagctccactagagccacactgcttccctcccagtccctcctcagctccgctagagccacactgcttccctcccagtccctcctcagctccgctagagccacactgcttccctcccagcccctcctcagctctaaccacgatTCGTTTCTCTTCCAGTGTTGAAAGGGAAGAAGATGAGCCTGCCTATGCCAGTGTGAGAAGCTGACTGTCTGTCGCTCAGACCACGACACAGAGGGAACACGACACACTACGGACTGTCTTTTTATATTGAGCTTtccgtgtatttgtttttttttaaatgcctttgtTGGAATTTCAACGCTCATGAATGGTACTGGACTGGCAGTTTGAGAGACTGTGACTTAATATTCAGCAGAGAAGGCACTGCTGAACTTGCATAAGTGCActcgcacacacaaacacacacacaccggagatgggaatcagactcccgctgcacagcagtgtgatccagtcctgctttcactaggagtttaataataagacacacctgagcttgttccctagacacactgggggctgatcaagctggtagcagtgaaacctggactggatcacactgctgtggaataggagtctgattcccagccctgatctCTCTGTCTAAATATCCCACCTTACCACCAAtatactgcagctctctccactaTAAAATCAGCTACAAACCTCCTTAAACCAAAGTCTATCTACAAGGCTGGGAAGtaccgctgcacagcagtgtgatccagtcctagTTTCTctaagagtttaataataagacacaccttagCTTGTGACCTAGACAAACTGGgactaatcaagctggtagtaaaacctggaatggtgaaACTTCTGTGCAATAGGACTTCCCATCTCTGTAGATAGACTTTGTAGCTGATTTTATAGTGAAGAGAGCCGCAGTATATTGGTGGTATAGTGGGATATTTAGATAGCGAGATCAGGGCTGGGACTCCTATtgcgcagcagtgtgatccattccaggttttattgcacacacacacacacacacacacacacacacacacacacacacacacacacacacacacctgtaacACACATGCTTACATCTGTGGCCCATATCTTGTGTCTTTGTAGATGAGACTTATGAAAATGTTGGTCTTCCAGATTaagaaaatactatattttatactggaactcctattgcacagcagtgtgatccagtcctggtttcactgctaccagcttgatcagcccccagtgtgtctaggtaacaagctcaggtgtgtcttattattaaactcctagtgaaaccaggactggatcacactgctgtgcagcgggagtctgattcccagccctatTATAAGTGACACATTTCAAGTCTGAATTTGTCAAATATTGTATTTCAGCAGTAGGGAATGAACAGATtagcaagacttttttttttttttcaatgtttattcTGCTTGcaagaaaacatttttacaaaaaaaaaaaataccgaaaccaagaaaaaataaaataaatataacatgatTTTAGCATTGTGGGACTTTTTTGACccgaataaagaaacaaggaccaggggtcagaaatggagattagacaaaggggcattcagaacagaaaataggaggcgcttttttacacagagaatcgtgagggtctggaaccaactccccagtaatgttgttgaagctgacaccctgggatccttcaagaagctgcttgatgagattctgggatcaataagcttctaacaaccaaacaagcaagatgggccgaatgttaTTTTACTATAAACTTTGAATACAACTAATTATAAAGCAATAGCTGCTTCACTCGGAGTGAATCTTGCGGAGGCCACCGGGGGTAAGctggcgtaaaaaaaaaaaaaataataataataataataataataataataataataataataactgaaaaaaataaataaaaaatgatgcaaCAGCCGCTCTAGTTCAGCTGAGAGTATCTATTCTCCAGAAGGGCGAGTGGGCGTCGTCTCTATAACTGACGTCATTCCCTTCAGCTTATTGGCCCGccgggggggggagggagggggcacCTCGCTTCTCTATTGGATTTCAGCGACGTCTATCAAAGAGTCGCACTCCACCCCCCACCGTTTGTTCCAGCGGGTGTGCCGATTGGCGGCGGCGAGCCGTCGATCTTAATCCCGGCTTCGCTATTGGGTGAGAGCGGGGTGGTTAGACCCGCCCTCCGCGGTTAGGGTTTCAgtcagagaaagaagagaaaataaaacattaggccccaaacaaacaaaaaagcgtTTAAATATcgaaataatattacatttttatttctatttttatttaaacgcTTGTTTTTTATCCTGCTGTAAACACGACCATGCCGAGAGGAGGTAAGCcgcattttaaaattataaatttgACCCTGTGTATATttaccacaaaaaataaaaaatacatacacacatatatatatatatattttaaaagttattaaacaAACACGGTTTATAAACGGGTGCCGCCGCCGCTGTGCGTGTAGaaataatatattacatattaaataataataataatatgttttaattttaatatatatatatatatatgtgtgtgtgtatgtatttttttttttgtgtgtgtgttttggtggttcTGGTTTTTTCTTTCAGCAGTAGCCCGGTTTCGGACCCGCGTACCCCGACATTGGGACCACGTTTGGtctgttatatataatatagtgtcTTTCCAAGGCGTGTTGCATTGAGACAGACCGCGTTAACCAGCCAGGGGACTTAATGGTCAGTATCTGACACAAAATGATGCTTTAGTTAGTTGTCAGTTTTCTTGCACGATTGTGAAGGTGAGCAATCCTGGCTTGTTTCGTGCTCAGTTTCGTCAGCAGGTCGGTATTGCACAAACatttgcaaagtaccagctagCTTTGGGGTGGAAAATGCGCCTTAGACTCGCACAGATCAATGCCAGGGGGGACACGAAACCGAATCAGAAACCAGAACCGAGCATCGCATCCCACATCCAAAGGGTTTTGggttggacttttttttttgccccgATGTTTGCATtaaaaacgattttttttttctccttattttttttaatatgtgtaaaaataaatgtggtcgCGCAGCGGTACACgaggttgggtgtgtgtgtgtgtttgatttattaaatatcgttttatttttttgcggGTCGGGTTCgtgcatttattttatgtaggagtttgtttttttaatgcacagaGTATGGTAGATAACGTTGTTTTTTTGATACCTCTGCACATGGCGTTGTTCCCTGGCGTGTCCATACGGATGCCAGGATACAATGTATTGGTGCCCAACGAGAttggattgtatttattttattaaccgtTGTTTGATGTGTTGTTTGTCTCTAGAGCATTACATTGTATGCATTGTGAGCTACATTATCACCCCTTTTAATCCCAATTTATATATCGCGTACAAAGTTTAGCCACACTTCAGTTAAATTCAGCTTCCCTCGCTAGTAGGTTTCATGTACGTGTTGCCAGACAGGGGGgaggaaaaaaacaacttatttttcaCGACAAACGATATTTTGTTccgtaaataaatatgtattcacAACACGATTGGCAATACTGATCTagatctttacaaaataataataccaaaaacatttttttcttttttttttttaaagaagaatcgCCACTGGGGCTATTTTGTAATCAAGCACACAAAACGCTTTGACTCCCGCtgcgcagcagtgtgatccagtccaggtttcactgctaccagcttgatcagcccccagtgtgtctagctaacaagctcaggtgtgtcttattattaaactcctagtgaaagcaggactggatcacactgctgtgcagcgggagtctcattcccatccctgtagATAGACTTTGGTTGAAGGAGGTTTGTAGCTGATTTTATACTTAAGAAAGCTACAGTGTATTGGTGGGATATTTAGACAGGTCAGGGCTGgcaatcagactcctattgcacagcagtgtgatccagtccgggtttcactgctaccagcttgatcagcccccagtgtgtctagctaacaagctcagggtTGGTGTTAAATTTTCGATTCCAATCCCTTTTGTTAGATTACAGGTCTGCCATTACAatcttccctttccagtctgtcagaccctgtccaacttcaaaaagacgtcaagcgcaggtctctagtcgttttttctctggaaagagcagagaaaacctttcaatggccgagtgagaccgattaAAGGGCGTACCTCATAGCCCCCcccctgcactacagagataacacggacacaaacaaaggagagagctgcttctgcatccagcgctcagagaatatcacagacatctgcagagctttttgagatgttacagtaataaaataatgacttggatcgcattattgaggagtttggtgataaaacgagtgatcaggagaggatttatcagtatgcacgtctataaagaggtgtgtgaaaaatacagcgagcaaggggtggggcttggctggagatgcagtactgagtgtccttttgcgattcaatcccttttaaacctgtttcactctgaaaagaaatacttttaaaacagcgcctgtgaaaataaattggacccgacgagcgctgaataaacggtccgcaaagggttaactcCGCTGCGTTTTTGTTTCCTTGCTGTCTCAGGAAAGAAGTGTTACAAGGGGAGGGGGAAGCAGTTCACCAACCCAGAGGAGATCGACCGGCAGATGAGAGCGCAGAGAgagaaggtgagagagagagagagagagagagagaggcgcttTCTCTAATCTGCGTATCCCAACGTGGACGTGTCTCCCATTCTCAGATCCGCTTCAAGTCTGATGAATGGGAGGCAGCCGCTAGGGGGTTTTGAAAGCCTGTGTGTAAGCGACCTGGCGCGCAGTGCTTCGTGTTTTCTGCATGCAGGTACATGCTGGAGTTGGAGGCGGCAGGTCTGTAGAAACGCTGCAGTCTTGTATTTTAAGTTTAagatggattttaaaataaaaccaccccccccacacacacacacacacacacactttttattttaactgttgaGTATAGAGGGTATTGGGAGCTGGGGAGagggtccagtggttagagaagggTTCTTGATaacaggaggttcaaatcccggttCAGCCACAgactcgctctgtgtgtgtgtgtgtgaccctgagcaagtcacttcacctccttgtgttccttccttcggacgagacgtcaagcaaacgcggtcctattggaagagactctgcagcagcagcagttgttggtgatgcagagttcacccccctagtctctggaagtagCTTTGGAGAAAAAAGCCTCAGCTgaacgatttatttattattattaatgtcacACTTTGCTTtactgtggctgcagctcctggATAATCATTCTTTCTTTATTCGTGATCCTGAGTCtctctctgatttttttttttcgtttctcCAAACAGGAGGAGAACGGTGGCGTCGAGGTGGAGAGTAAATCGAGCTCTGAGGAGGAGAGCAGCGACGAGGAAGACTACGatgtgagtgtgcgtgcgtgcgctCGCAGATTGGCCAGAGCTCACGTTTTGAATTTGAACACAGCGGCTCTCAGCACCCTGGTCACGATGCCTCTCTCGAAGACTAGTCCTATTTTTGCACCAGAAGGTTTTCAACAGAGTCTCCCGTTTCCAACAGTCTTTGGCCATGACCGTGAATCTGGGATTGTTCTGTGTTTAGTGATTCAGAGCACAGCGTGCCTAGTTTTAAGTGCAGAGAGTTAATTTCGAGAGAGATGCCCCTCTGTACtgaccctccttctcctcctcctctcctcgcagaagaagaagaaaggggTGGAGGGGCTGATCGAGATCGAAAACCCCAACAGGATCTCCCAGAAGAACAAGAAAGTGACCGAGGTGGACCTGAACGAACCCAAAGAGCTGTCCCGCAGAGAGAGGTGAGCAGGGAGGGGGTGTGTCCCGCAGAGAGAGGTGAGCAGGGAGGGGGTGTGTCCCGCAGAGAGAGGTGAGCAGGGAGGGGGTGTGTCCCGCAGAGAGAGGTGAGCAGGGAGGGGGTGTGTCCCGCAGAGAGAGGTGAGCAGGGAGGGGGTGTGTCCCGCAGAGAGAGGTGAGcaggggagtgtgtgtgtgtgtgtgtgtgttctctctgttgatctcgctgtgtgtgtgtctctgtattgatgtgattggtgtgtgtgtgtgtctgtattgatgtgatcgctgtgtgtgtgtctgtattgatgtgatcggtgtgtgtgtgtgtctgtattgatgcgatcgctgtgtgtgtgtgtgtattgatgcgatcgctgtgtgtgtgtgtctgtattgatgtgatcgctgtgtgtgtgtgtctgtattgatgcgatcgctgtgtgtgtgtctgtattgatgtgatcgctgtgtgtgtgtctgtattgatgtgatcgctgtgtgtgtgtctgtattgatgcaatcgtgtgtgtgtgtgtttgtattgatgtgatcgctgtgtgtgtgtctctgtattgatgTGAtcggtgtgtgtgtctgtattgatgcgatcgctgtgtgtgtgtgtctctgtattgatgtgatcgctgtgtgtgtgtgtctctgtattgatgcgatcgctgtgtgtgtgtgtgtgtgtgtgtgtgtgtgtgtgtgtgtgtctgtattgatgcgatcgctgtgtgtgtgtgtctctgtattgatgcgatcgctgtgtgtgtgtgtgtctgtattgatgtgatcgctgtgtgtgtgtgtctctgtattgatgcgatcgctgtgtgtgtgtgtgtgtgtgtgtgttctctgtgatatcgctgtgtgtgtgtctctgtattgatgctgtgtgtgtgtgtgtgtgtgtgtgtgtgtattgatgcgatcgctgtgtgtgtattgatgcgatcgctgtgtgtgtgtctctgtattgatgCGATCGCTGTCTTCGCTCTCTCAGGGAGGAGATTGAGAAGCAGCAGGCGAAGGAGAGGTACATGAAGCTGCACCTGGAAGGGAAGACGGATCAGGCGAGGGCCGACCTGGCCAGACTCGCACTCATCAAGAAACAGCGCGAGGAAGCGGCGCGCAAGAGAGACGACCAGAGGaagggtgagagaggagaggagaggagagggctgGGAGCAATTGAAATTGTGTCATTTGTAAAAGTGTCGAGATTCGTAATTTTTTTGCACAGCGAAATCTACAGGTTCTTCAGAGACATGGATAAACGCTTCCAGTTGAAACTTTTGTCGCTGG
This portion of the Polyodon spathula isolate WHYD16114869_AA unplaced genomic scaffold, ASM1765450v1 scaffolds_1231, whole genome shotgun sequence genome encodes:
- the pdap1a gene encoding pdgfa associated protein 1a, yielding MPRGGKKCYKGRGKQFTNPEEIDRQMRAQREKEENGGVEVESKSSSEEESSDEEDYDKKKKGVEGLIEIENPNRISQKNKKVTEVDLNEPKELSRREREEIEKQQAKERYMKLHLEGKTDQARADLARLALIKKQREEAARKRDDQRKAKEESTTKSKR
- the LOC121309359 gene encoding ER lumen protein-retaining receptor 3, whose translation is MNLFRLLGDFSHLLAIIILFAKIWRSRSCAGISGKSQVLFAVVFSTRYLDLFTSFISIYNTVMKVVFLSLAYSTLYLIYLRFRGSYDQESDTFRVEFLLIPVVGLSFLENYAFTPLEILWTFSIYLESVAILPQLFMISKTGEAESITTHYLFFLGLYRALYLANWIWRYNQEGFFDQIAVVSGAVQTIFYCDFFYLYFTKVLKGKKMSLPMPV